From the genome of Plectropomus leopardus isolate mb chromosome 4, YSFRI_Pleo_2.0, whole genome shotgun sequence:
atataaagtaacagGGATGGAAACAAGAAGAACTGTAACGGTATAGTAAGGCTAACCAGCACATCAGTAAAAAGTCATCATATCCCTGTCTCCAGTGCTCCAGTgcacctattttttttttaacaaatcttgATTTCTTACCTGTACTGAATGCTGTAAGATGTGTTGTGATCTATTCTCGAGGTTCACAGCTATatatgtctttgtctttgtctttgttgacatcatgatgCTCAAAGTGCAAATTGATTAACACATTTATTGCATTACTTACCACACAACACCACTCGAACAAGGAAACTGCTCActgaaaaacatacacaaatgtCATAATGATCCCAAAGGTCTCCTGTTATCTTGTTCTCACTAATTCATAAAACATCCTGTCTGCACTTTAAATTTTACCACTCACGAGCTTACTGTAGCTTAATGTAACTTGACCTGTACTGGTGTTCCTGTAATTCATGACAGTGTGTCAGCATACACAATACCAGGAACCTGAACCAGCTCAcccaaatattgtttttaattcctCCTATGGTGCATAAGAAATGACGTCTGAGCGGCCTGCTTTGATTTCTTGATCCTGGTATTCttcatgctggctcactgtcactgtcactagGACTTTTGAATTCAATAGAGCCATCGGTAGTGTgttcatatataaatatatatatatgagtagATTGTGTTTTGTGACACTGTGtcaattttctgtttcactatattgattttttaattgataGTTTACATACAAAGATTTatggtttgtgttgtgttcaaaCCATAACTGCCAGATCCCTCAGTGTTGTAATCTACGGTATCCTCAGCCATTTCCACTCCAACGTAACAACAATCACAAGCATGAAAACACAGGCCTATGGAACAGGCATAAAGAGTGCAGTGCTAGAATTGACAGTTTTTCTAAAAGTAGATTTGTTAAAAATCACCCTCACTTACAGTACCACAATATATGGAATGGAATGGACAACCCAAAGGAGGTTGtccattacatttttgtgaatgcttTGACAGAATTTcgtcatatttggcacaaacgtccacgtggactcaatgatgaattggtgagattttggtagtcagcattcaaggtcactgtgatctgtTCAGCTCACTCTTATAAACTCAGTATCTCAAGAAGTCCTTGaggaagtttcctcaaatttggcacaaacatccacagagGTCAAAGTCAGTGTggcctcataaaacatgtttttggccataactcaggaattcataccctaaaaatgacaaaacttcaCACAGATGATTAACAGGATAAATTGagtgacaacattttaaagcaaaaggtcaaaggtcattttcATTGAGAAATCataatttctgcaaaacactttcTGGCCATTTCTCAACATCATAACTTAGTGACAAAAGCAGAGACATTTGGTCATATACTGAATCGTTGACACTTTTTGGGTGTCCACCCTGAAACTGTGTTGATTGTAGAGAGCTTCTGTGctgccagaggaaaatgtgtgtgaaggatttatgttttcataaacCTGTTCGTAAACTgcaagtgcaacttgactggtccATGTCATACAACCGCAATGTGGTGTTTCTAGTTTTTAAACTGACAGACTGCCAACAGAATGTCAAGTGTGACACCTGTTAGAACCAAGTTTACAGTTTGAGCCGGGCTGACAGCCAGCGATTGTTAATTATCAACTATAGTGGTTGGATGTTATTTACTGTTGCCAAATTTGGACTTCCAGTAACAAGATGCTCTCCCAAAATGTCAAGGCTGGTAACAAATCATACACTCATTGACTTAGAAACCATTTAATAGAAGCTCATTGTATGACCACCAGGATGCGAACCATGACATGATTTTTTCTCTGTGACTCTGCGATCTATTTTTAGCGGTTAGACGGACAGTGTGAGATGCGTTCACTAATAATTCAAGTGCTTCACGTAGCAGCAGGAATGAGAAGCGGCAGCCAGCGCTGCGCTGTGCTGCACCAGCCACATGTGGCCGTCTACTGAAAATGTTTACTTCATATTAACATAGTCTTTTGATGAATAATTGTGGCTTCTTTTTGCCTTTACATCTGTTTTGAGTCTCTCTGAGCTCCTTAATTTAAAGCCTTCAGAGTCATTTGTTTGCACTCTTAAgatgttttaataatttgtcttgtttttctgtcttaaagagttagttctgattttttttgttaaagtggGGTTACATGAAGTGAAGCTCTAAACGGCCATACAGTCATACATTTGTTTTCCCTCCATATTCCCAAGaagacaagattttttttttcaagatctTGAGATAATGAAACATCATGCATTAAAGATGTGGTCTTCATAAACAGTGTTACCATCATGTCTTTATTATATGTCacaacacatactgtatgtgtactATTATGGTGTAGATATTCAAAATTATGGTATCAACTTGTTGACATATTAAATTGGAAAAATCTCAAAtgttcatgtgaaaaaaaatagacgTGCTCTTGAGATTGAAGAAACctacaaattaaatatttatttcattaatttagcATGGTAATATATAAATGATATAGATCATATTTAAGTGGTGTAAAAGTCTGGTCTTCTGTCGTCTCTTACTGTGTCCTCTTgcaattatataattatttattaaattggTTTAAATGGATAGGCTGCTTAGTTTCTAGGTCACAGCAATGTCTATCAATTGGCAGGTTTCCATCAACcctcaaattaaacaaattgaaattgcaaatataaaacatgccTAATCgaaaatttgttacatttgcatgaggtggtatttcaggtgatttgaaaaagaaatatttcgcaaaactgcaatggaaacacttttagGGCTtgtataggtcacatgatgctatggcaaTGTGagctggctccctcatgatgccgCAGGcactacaagagctgttattgcattactcttcaaaagttgagcggatcatctggaagttttgaatccacaattcctctttgAAATTGTGGACTTTCACcacccagaaatccctcatacctGGCTGTTTCCACGTAAAagaggcttgcctttccattatcattTGCATGGCACCCTTATGTTGCCTTCGGTTGGAAATAATGTGCAGTGACTGCAATATGATCTTGCAATTGtgctttatcaacattttggaaatattgCTTCAGTTTTGCACAACTTTGTAGTGGAAACCTGACAACTGTCAACACAATGGATGAAGGAGTTTATTTCCCTGTAACCTGTTTGTAATCCAGCATTTCCTCTGACCCCAAAAGTCTCCATATGTCTCACCTAAATCCTCAtgtttcctctgctctcttttattcaaaaagttcactctctcactcacatgCTTGCTGCCTCTCCCCTTTTCCTTCCTCAGAGTTGACTGGTTTGCTAATCTCATCTGACCTAATTCACTTTTCTGCCGGAAACAATCAGATTCTTTGACTTGAACACCCACACtcattaataaaacacacacacattgcctACACGCTGTTTGCTTCTCAGGTTTCATCTGAGCTTTCTTAAACATAATAGATCCTTTATATGTGCTGTGTGCGTATAGACATGATTTTAAGCCAGGACTTAAtcagattaaattattttttcttcatatatCTGTAAAAATGCAGAGACCAGGGAGCTCTCCCTTCAGAGAACCAGGATTACTGCAGGAAACCCGAGACCTGATTTCATGTTTGCAAAGCGACTAAAGGGAATTATAAGGTCTTTTGGACAAAAAGACATGAACTGGAACAGAGGACAAAGTATAGAACATAGGAGGTCAAAGCAAATCTATTAACATCTATaacatataaatgtacattttccaTTCAATAGGATTTGTACAAGGACCTGgacattttaatattcattcattcgttCTTTTATTAGCCATACTTGTTAAACCTCTTAAGGGCTGTGGGGGAGCCGGAGCCTTTCCCAGCTGTCTGCAGTttagtcaccaattaacctgcatCACTTTGGACTGTGGAAGGAAGACAGAgatcctgcaaaaaaaacatgcacgcCACGCATAtcttttaagtttaagttttttaaaaaaaatgcatttgtctGGGAAGTACTCATaagacttgaattatactgcacaagttgcgCGAGCGTTTGTAAACAGGTGTTTTGATAGCTTAGCTGTTTCTAAAGGTGGACCCAAATGACTTCAAGTTGTCCAGAATTTCCTccgtttttgatttttttttttttttttttgctcattgttgATGCATGTAAGTGAATCAAAGTTTTCCTCAGAAATTAAACGCAACACGGGGTGAGtaactaaaacacaaatgttcattttggggCGTTAAGTATTCCTAGGCATCCTGCTCCAACAGAAGTGCATGATACCCCTTTACAGTATCTGCATTTTTGTAATGTTCCTACAAACTGCTCAACCAATTTATTTCTCCCAACAGTGCATTGATTAATGCATCATTATCCAGCACATGCTAAACCCATatctaaatatgttttaattttccCCTTGTCCTATCTCAATATAGCCTTGTTGAAATGGGACAGATAGAGTGCTCAGGGATCTTGTTGAAAATCTCTGTATGTTGAGACTTCAGAGCAGTTACTTTTGCTGGATGACAGTAACAGCCCCTTCTCAGACTcctcgtctctctctgtctctctgtcctcgaGGGCTCATTTAACTCTCACACATTCGAGGCGGGCAGGTATGGCCCATTAAAAGTTTCTCCAGACAAACACAAGCACCATAAATGAAGCAAGCTCCTTTTTGAGTGACACGAGcatgaaacaaagaaataattaaacacaGCCATTAGTCAGTCAGTATTAATAGATGTAATCACTTTGTCATACCTCAGAGAAAGGACCCCCCACACTCCTCTTTAAACTGCACACAGCCAGGCCTGTAAtgacttctctctctctcagtaaCCTACATGCAATGGCTGTAAATGggagacacatttttaaaaatgtatttgacctATGTTTTATTAATCTTCTTTGGTATGGTGACTATTCGTACATTACCTACAGCTGGAGACGCCTACAGCTGATGGAAGTCCTATGTAGGTTATTAACCCATTACACAGTGTAAAGACTGCACCCGCTACAAACACTCACAGTCAGAATAAACTCAAAAATGTTATCACTGGTGCCTAATGGAGATGCAATAACTGCAAACATTTTACGTGAAATTGGATATTAAGACGCACTGATCCGAAATATGTTGTAATTTGAATCCAGTAAGGCAATCAAATCCATCAAAATATTTACAGCTCAGGATGGAACCATAATTCTCTTTGGCTTCATTTAGGTTTGCGGCTCCTTGAGGCTGTAACACTCGCGTTCATATTTAACACTAACAAGAAGGTctcattaaacaaaaatgaacagatgTTAATCTGTAGAGAGTTCATGGCAGAGCAGGGCTGTCACTGTAAAAGCCTCTGTGTTCTCACTGGTCAGGGCATCTTTCACAGGAACAACCTTTAcaaattattcatgtttttttttttcagaggatAGAGGGGGGGAAACAGAGTGCACAGTGCATCCATACGAGGTGCACAACTAACGGGCGCTAATGTGAGCTAGTTATGTAATCCCATTTCTAGAGATTCAGAGAAATCCTGAGCCCCCAATAGCTGTCTCTCCATGGGTATTTGGTGTGCTcatgaaaacagattttctgaaaataagaaactgAAATTAAGGCAGGAAACTTTTTGGTATAAGCCTCACAAGACTTACAAAAACGCTGTTAACTCAGTCTAGCGATGTTTGCAGAAATAATTTTAGAccttacttacatttttttttttatcttggaaTGAAATGTGAATACACAATTTAATACACACTTTCAAACATACCATGACCCCCTCTCTCGCTCAGGCCACATGTTCAGGCTTCTTAGCAACTTAGTAAATGCAAACCCTTTCAAATCAGGAAAGAACCATGTAATTCAATAGAGAAGGAGGACCTATTCATTTAGAAATGTTTCCCTGAACAATGCCATCCCACTTTACCTGACATGCTCAGTGGGACATTGACATAAAACgttttattacaaaaacaaagcattatttgacacatttttgtgtgtgtttcaaccAGCCTTTGCCTAATTTAAATTCCATTAACAGCCTTATCATTGAGAAACAGAATGTCACATGCTGCTGAGCTTACCTTGTGCTGGCACTGCACAGACTAAAGACAGACCACGCCCACTCTGATAATGTCAGTATAATTCAAACCAGGTGTGGCATGCATGCTTTATGGCTAGGAGTGCTGTAGCAACAATTCAGGATCAGTATGGGGTGGTTGGATGTTGAGTTTGCATTTatcaaatcattaaaatgcatATCTGTCCCAAgcttgatgtgtttttcatatgcatggtaaataaataaataaataaataaataaatgggaatGATGGGTGTTATTTTGGATCGTGTGATCACCTAAAGTGGAGcattttgtctgtcaaagcagctgtttttcgTGCATGGGGATGTTTAGAGATTTCTGAGTAAATTCACTGAGTATCAGTGCTTATGTCCTGCCCCTGTGCGACACCTAAACCCTCTCTGTCCTGCTCTCTGACCCGCATATGGTATTTCATAAATGCCGTCACTTTATATGGGTATGTGCGTCAGTCTGTCTTTGTCGTTGCTCTCGTCGGTGTCCATCACTTGCTCCGCGGCCGTCCCTCTGTGATAAAACACAGTCACCGTGGTGTTCCCGCTGTCCTCGCTCCCCCTGGTATTATTCATTGCACAGGAGACGACCAGCTTCCCGTTCGGCGGGCTCTCCTGCTGCATGTGTGCGGCCTCGTTGCTCGCCATCACCGTCTCCACCGCTGCGCTCACCGCGGCGCAGCAGCCTCCTCCGCGGCAGCGCAACAGGCGCAGGAAGGCGTCTCTGAAGTCCGCGTTAAACGCATAAATGACCGGGTTGAGGGACGAGTTGCTCCAGCCGATCCACACGAACACATCGAAGGTTTTTTCGCTGACGCAGTGAGGGCCCCGCTGCGCTCCCGGGGCCTCTGGCCCTGGACAGAAGGGCAGAGCGCAGTTCAGGACAAAGAATGGCAGCCAGCAGCAGACAAAGACACCCATGATGATGCTGAGAGTCTTAAGgacttttgtctcttttctgatGGAGACTGTGAGCTCCCGGTTAGAGCGCTGAGAGTCAGGATGGAGACTGATTTGAGACTGATATGAGCTGGCACCGATTTCCGTGCACAGGTCAGGAAACAGTTCAGGTACATCCGAGCGGCAACTTTGCGCGTGCACCGCCGCCCGCTCCAGGGAGGATATCATCCGGATTTGCATCTGCGCTATCCGGTAGATGCGCGTGTATGTGACAATCATGATAGCCACGGGGATGTAGAAGCTGATGAGGGATGAGGAGATGGCGTAGGTGCGGCTCAGGCTGGAGTCACAGCTTCCATCACCACGCTTAAGCGCCATATCCTCCCCAAATGGATTTCTCATCTCCGCCCGGTGCCAGTTCAGCTGCACGGGGACGAAGGAAATGACCACGGAGACTGTCCAGGTCACGCCGATCATGACTGAAGCCACCTTCTTGTTCATACTCCTCTCGTAGAGGAACGGGCTGGAGATCGCCCAGTAGCGGTCCACACTGATGACGCACAGGTTGAGGATGGAGGCCGTAGAGCACATGATGTCGCACGCCAGCCAGGTCTTACAGAATCCCCCAAACGGCCAGAAGCCAGCCACCTCAGCCACAGCTTTCCAGGGCATCACCAGCACGGCTACCAGGAGGTCTGACAGAGCCAGGGACACGATGAAAATGTTGGTTACTTTGGCGCGCAGGTGCCGGAAACGGCAAACGGCTGCGCACACCGTGAAGTTGCCAAAAAGTGTCCAAATGATAAGCAGCGCCAGGACGCAGCCCGTTAAAACCCGGTGCGCCGGTAACTCCTCACGGCTGCCAGCTCCTAGCAGCGCCAAGGCGGTTGTTTTATTCATTCCTGCGCTCGGCcatttgtcaaattaaaaagacaagagAGACATCCACATGTAccattaactgaaaaaaaacagtcgcTCAGGGTGAAGAGCGCGCGTCCTGCTCCAGTCGCTCTGATCTGTGTTGCTGCTCCGTGCGCAGAGCAGATTTACTCGGGACCACATGCACCACCAGCTGGTCCTCACTGTTGACAGCACGGCGCAGAGACGCGCAGCGCTCAGGCAACTCTGGCATCGGAGAAAATACAAGCATGtcaagcattttttaatgatctcTTTTACTTAAATTCACAGTCACTGCTTTATTATTGTCTCTTTATTCCCAAAGTCTTCGTCCCATTTCCCATAATTCCTACGAGGTGTGCTAGTAAAAGTCCAGTTGCAACTGAACTGCTTAAAGTGACATTAGAGTGCAGAGATTATANNNNNNNNNNNNNNNNNNNNNNNNNNNNNNNNNNNNNNNNNNNNNNNNNNNNNNNNNNNNNNNNNNNNNNNNNNNNNNNNNNNNNNNNNNNNNNNNNNNNNNNNNNNNNNNNNNNNNNNNNNNNNNNN
Proteins encoded in this window:
- the LOC121942003 gene encoding D(1) dopamine receptor-like; the protein is MNKTTALALLGAGSREELPAHRVLTGCVLALLIIWTLFGNFTVCAAVCRFRHLRAKVTNIFIVSLALSDLLVAVLVMPWKAVAEVAGFWPFGGFCKTWLACDIMCSTASILNLCVISVDRYWAISSPFLYERSMNKKVASVMIGVTWTVSVVISFVPVQLNWHRAEMRNPFGEDMALKRGDGSCDSSLSRTYAISSSLISFYIPVAIMIVTYTRIYRIAQMQIRMISSLERAAVHAQSCRSDVPELFPDLCTEIGASSYQSQISLHPDSQRSNRELTVSIRKETKVLKTLSIIMGVFVCCWLPFFVLNCALPFCPGPEAPGAQRGPHCVSEKTFDVFVWIGWSNSSLNPVIYAFNADFRDAFLRLLRCRGGGCCAAVSAAVETVMASNEAAHMQQESPPNGKLVVSCAMNNTRGSEDSGNTTVTVFYHRGTAAEQVMDTDESNDKDRLTHIPI